GTGATCCGCGAACGAATATGCACAATGCCGACAGTAACTGGGATTTCTGGACGCTGCTGCCCGAGGCTCTGCATCAGGTAACGATTGTGATGAGTGATCGGGGCATTCCCCGCACGTACCGGCACATGCACGGCTTCGGCAGTCACACCTACAGCTTCATCAATCACCAGAACGAGCGTTTCTGGGTGAAGTTTCATTTCAGAAGTCAGCAGGGCATTGAAAACCTGACGAACGAACAGGCGGCTGAACTCATTGGTCAGGACCGGGAATCGCACCAACGCGACCTGTACGACAACATCGAGCAGGGGAACTATCCCAAATGGCAGTTCCTGGTACAGATCATGCCGGAAGCCGAGGCCCACACGTACGCCATTCATCCCTTCGATCTCACCAAAGTCTGGCCGCATGCCGATTATCCGCTGATTCCCGTCGGTGCGTTTGAATTGAACCGGAATCCCGCTAATTACTTCGCGGAAGTAGAACAGGTTGCCTTTAATCCGGCCAACATTGTCCCCGGCATTGGCTATTCGCCCGATAAGATGTTGCAGGGGCGGTTGTTCTCGTACGGCGATGCTCAACGGTACCGTCTGGGCGTGAATCATGCCCATATTCCGGTCAATGCCCCGAAGTGTCCGTTCCACGCTTTCCACCGCGACGGGGCCATGCGTACCGACGGTAACCACGGGTCAACAATTGCGTACCAACCCAATAGTTTTGGCCAGTGGCAGGAACAATCCGAATTTAAGGAGCCACCCCTGAAACTGAACGGCGACGCGGATGCGTACGAGTTTAGGGAAGACGATACGGATTACTTCTCCCAGCCCGGCAATCTGTTCAGAAAGATGACTGAAGCCCAGAAACAGGTACTCTTCAGCAATACGGCAGCCGCTGTGGGTAAAGCCCAGCAATTCATTCAGGTACGCCACATCCGCAATTGTTACCAGGCCGACCCGGCTTACGGTACGGGCGTAGCTCAGGCCCTGGGGCTGGCGATGGAGGAGGTTAACCAGTTTACGCATCCTCAGTTATAAAAAAAAGCCAGTCGCAGCTACGACTGGCTTTTTGTAATCCTATCACAAGTGATTAAAGTTTGGCTTGAATAGCCGTCTCATACACCTCTACTATTTCCTGTTTTAGTGACTCGATCATTCGTCGCTTCACAAACGTTTTGGGCGTGATGATTCCGATCGAGCGGGTAGGTTCCGGGGCTTTGAAGGGTCGGATTTTCCGTTGTTGTTCTTTATTCAACTGGGTCAGAGCCAGCTCGGGAAGAATGGTAGCTCCGCCGTTTTCATCCACCAGTCGCCGTAAGGTTTCCAGACTGCCCGTATGAAATGCATAGGTGGGCTCCTCAGGCTGTTCCCTCTTTTTTTGGCACATCCGCAGTACTTCATCCCGCAAGCAGTGGCCTTCGTTGAGTACCCAGATTTCAGCCGGATCAATGTCTTCCGGTTTCAATGTTTTCTTCTGGGCCAATGGACTGGTAATGTCCACGTACGCTACTAACTTTTCCGTAAATAGCGGATGTTCCAGCAACTGGCTTTCGTTAAGCGGCGTGGAGACAATCCCGCAGTCAATCACACCCTGTTTGATTTTATGAATGATCTGGGCCGTGGTTTCTTCCCAAATTATGAGTTTAACTCCCGGATGTTTATTGCGAAACCGACTCATCAGGCCAGGAATCAGGTACGGAGCCAGCGTCGTGATGACACCGATGTGCAACTCGCCAGCTAAGGCCCGTTGTTCCTGCTGAGCCACTTCCCTGATCCGATAGTAATCGTCCAGCAGCAAACGTGCTTTTTCGATGATTTCCGTACCTATTTTGGTTGGCACCACGGGATTTCTTTCAAAAAGCTTTACGCCCAGTACGTCTTCCAGCTTTTGAAGCTGAAGACTGAGCGTCGGTTGCGTTACAAAACAATGGGTAGCGGCTTTATTGAAACTCCGGTAGGTATCTACGGCCACCAGGTATTCGAGCTGTACGATTGTCATGGGAGTAAACGACTTGAGTATGAATGGGTATTTCGCCGAAAATGAAAGGAACGGTAGCAACGGAGGAGTCGTAAATAAGCTGGAGGACCGGACTACACCTGAGAAATGACAGATTGGGTAGGCTTCAAAAGCAAGCGGTACGTTACTACCGTTCATTGAACGGATGTCATGCCCCTCTCACTCCTTCCAGATTTCCTTACCCAGAAAACGATTCCCAAACACGGCCGTACCGATGCGTACCAGGTTGGAGCCTTCGGCGATAGCTAATTCCAGATCCTGACTCATGCCCATGGAAAGTTCCAGGGACGAAATCCCATCCAACCCTTCCGCCAGGAGTTGATCTCTGGTCTGGCGAAGTAAGGCCAGGGAAGGACGCATCTTTTCCTTTTCAACATCCAGCAGTCCAATGGTCATTAAACCTTTGATCCGGAGCGTATCGAGGGGTCGGATCGCTTTGATAAAGTTCAGAACCTCCGCGGGATTTAGTCCGTATTTGCTGGTTTCGTAGGAAGTGTTGACCTGAATGTACACCTCCAGCGATTTACCCAGTTTTTGCAGCTGCTGGTCGAGTTGTTGAGCGACGGCCAGCCGATCTAATGACTGGATGCAGGAGACGTACTTAAGCACCTCTTTGATTTTGTTGGTTTGTAAGTGACCGATGAAATGCCGCTCGATGGGAAGATGCTCTAGCTCTGCCTGTTTGTCGCGTAATTCCTGGACTTTGTTTTCACCGATAAGCGTTTCACCCGCTTCAATCGCCAATCGAATTTGATCGGCGGGTACTGTTTTGGTGGCCAGCAAGAGGCGTACTTCAGCTACGGTCCGGCCCGACTCCTGACAGGCTTTCTGGATTCGCTGACGAACCGTTTGCAGGTTTTCGACAATGGACGTATGCATAGTTATAGAATTCTTCGAGATAGGATCAAATGCGTATAAACCTTCACCTGACTACCCGCACTGAAACCACTGGTTTAGCCTTTACGGGTGGTAACGCCTTCTACCAATAGCTTAAAAGGTTAATCTTTCGATGAATAAGCAAGTAGTACCCAGCGGTATAGCAAGGAGGATGCTGAGCCGCCACTCGATCCTTTACGTTTCTGCGGGCCTACTTGCTGGTATTCATCCATGGGTTCACTAGCATGGCAATTCTTCACTATTGATAATATGCGTTGGAGCAGGTCTTTTTACTACCGCAACAAAGGTTGCGTATATTTGGCCTAGCTATCTCCTCCAGTTTTAACAAATACACATGGGCCAGTTAAGACCATGGACACTTGGTTTATCCCTTAATTGGGAGGATTCAAAAGCCATTTACCTACAAATTGCGGATTACCTCAGGCAGGAAATTCAGAAAGGCCGACTACTCCCCAACACGGCTTTGCCGGGCAGTCGTAGTCTGGCGGAGCAACTTCAGGTCAATCGCAAAACCGTAGTCGAAGCCTACGAACAGCTCCTAGCCGAGGGCTGGCTGGAAAGTCGGCATAAAAGCGGCACGTTCGTTTCTCCACAACTCCCGCAAAAACTGGCGGATCAGGGTCGGGTTACCCAGAAGCCTTCGGCCAATCGTTCTTCGGGACCGGCGACCACCCTCTCCCCGAAAGTTCCCGTAATCGCGGTGTCCGATGGCATTCCGGATGTTCGACTGGCTCCGCTGGATGAGTTATCGAGGGCTTATCGGCGTATTTTTAATCAAAAAGCCCGCTGGCGATTGATGGGGTACAGCAGTGAACTGGGCAATGAGCTGCTTCGGGAAAACATCGCTCACATGCTTTCGCAGTACCGGGGCATTCCGGTACAAGCGGATGAAATTCTCATTACCCGGGGAAGCCAGATGGCCCTGTACCTAACCGCCTTGTCTCTGATTCAGCCGGGCGATGTGGTACTGATTGAAAACCCCGGTTACGCCCCCGCTTGGCAGGTTTTGCGACAGGCGGGGGCACAACTGATCCCGATTCCAGTGGATGACGAAGGGATTCAGATTGAAGCCGTAGAAAGCGTCTGTCGGCGTACCCCCGTCAAAGCCCTGCTGACGACACCCCAGCACCAGTTTCCCACGACCGTTACCCTCAAAGCGGATCGGCGAATGGCCCTGCTGGAGTTGTCGCATCAGTATGGTTTCACCATTATTGAGGATGATTACGACCATGAGTTCCATTACGGGACCAAGGTTCCTTTGCCGCTGGCGAGTTATGCTCATGGCGGACCTATCATTTACATCAGTTCGCTGAGTAAACTCATTGCTCCGGCCGTTCGCATTGGTTTTGTGACGGGGCCACCGGCTTTTATTCAGGCCGCCGCCGCCCTTCGTTCCATTATTGACCGCCAGGGAGACAATGTACTGGAACAGGCGGTGGCAGAGTTGATGCAAGCGGGAGAAATTCAGAAACACGCCCGCCGGGCCCTGAATGTGTACCGCCAAAGGCACGCTCAAACCCACCAGTTTTTGCAACAGTATCTGGCCGATGTCCTTACTTATCGGGTACCCGAAGGGGGACTCGCCTACTGGATTCGTTTCAATGACAACCGAAATATTCCTGAACTGACCAAACAGCTACAACAGCAGGGCGTCAGCGTCATTAATACCGATGCGTTTTCGTACGAGGGTACGGGCCTGAATGCCCTCCGCATCGGCTTTGCTTCGCTGACCAGTCCGGAAATGGAACAGGTGCTACAGGTGTTACAAAAAACGCTCTAAGCTATTGGGATTTAGCCGGCATGGTATCCGTCTCGTTACAAACGGAACCGATTGTCCGACGGCTTTCCGCGGATCATATCCAGCAAGTACAGTTACTAGGATATAAAACGGTAGCAGTACGAATAGCATCCATTTTGTATAGAGCATGAGGGGAACTAGAAAGGAAGCCCTGGAAAGTCGTACAATCGCTTCCAGATCGCCCGTAATGTTGGGTATACTTTTCATGGCTTTACGGGAAAATGGTGGTTTATTTTATAGAGTATGATGTCGATTGTACTAGGGCTGTTTTTTGTCCTGCTACGAAGGCTGGTCAGCAGCCTTTGCCCATTTCTTGGAAGAACATCTGCTTAGTTTTACTCTTACAGGGTTTCGTTATTCACCTAGACTGGGTTTGGCTCCGTTGGCAAGGCTGGCTTGTAGCCCCTGAGCCTCTCCACGACTAACGACAGCCCGCTTTAGTCCACCGCGTTGCGGCTGTCGTAGGTCGTTCCGTTGCTCAGGGGCGGGAGAGGTTTTCTTCTTCTGAAAGCTGATAAATATTTGACTAATTGTCAGAAGTTGATGGTTGTTAAATTTCAATCAAAACTCTTCATGGACGGCAAACTGATCTATTTGTGTATACATCGAACCTCATACTCTGATAAAACAAACCTCCTATTATTCTATATAAAACGCAGCGTCAGGTTAGCCCTGACGCTGCGTTCCTAGAAACACGTCGCCAGAATGGCATTAAGTTGGGCTTTTTCCTCGATGGTCAGTTTAGCCAGAGGAGCCCGTAGTTCGCCACCACTTACGCCCTGCAGTTCCAGCCCGGCTTGAATGGCCCGCGGCAGGCCCTTTTGTACGATAAACTGAAGCAGATCAAACTGCTGGTAAAAAGCCTGTTGAGCCTGTGTCCATTGCCCTTGCTGAAAGGAGTCGAAAAGTTGAAGGTTCAGCTTTGGTATGAGGTTAGGAGCCGCCGTACACCAGCCCCGGGCACCCGCCGCCAGGGCTGACAAGGCCAACGGATTAGAACCGTTGAAAAAAGCGACCTCTTCGCCCAGATGCCGACGCAGATAATGCATCCGCTGCACATCCCCGGTGCTTTCCTTGATCATGGTCACGTTCGGAATCCGAAGCAGTCGTTTCAACAGAGCCGGCGACATGTCCACCCCTCCCGTAGCCGGATTATTGTAAGCCATAATAGGAATGGAAAGAGACTGGGCTACGGTGTCGTAGTGGGCCACAATTTCGTCGTCGGTCAGCCGCCAGTAGCTCATGGGAATAATCATAACGGCCGTTGCTCCGGCCTTTTCGGCAAACTTGGCGTGGTACACGGTCCGTTCGGTCGTCAGGTTCGAAACACCTACCAGTACCGGAACCCGTCCGCCGACCTGCTGGATGGTTGCTTCCGTCAAGGATTCTTTTTCTTCGTCCGTCAAATAGGGTAACACACCCGTGCTTCCCAGCGGAGCGATGCCGTGAGAGCCATTCACCACCAGTCGTTCCACCAGTGATTTAAATAAGCCCAGATCGACCTTTCCAGCGGTGTCGAAGGGAGTAATTGGATAGGCGATAACGCCGTGAAAGGGTACATTCGTCATACGTAGTCTGCTAAGGCCGGGACCGAAACGCCCCGGCCGGGTGGGTTTAAAGGTCACGACCTTCTTCTTCGCGTAAGGCCACGCCTAGATTTTGCAATTGGGGAGCGTTTTCGCAAGCCAGATATCGGGCTGGCTCGGTAGCACTCGTGTTCTGGTGCCGATGCCAGGCCCAGGAAGGAATGTAAACGGCGTCGCCCGCCTTCCATTCCACGCGTTCGCCTTCCACTTCCGTCCAGCCCTGTCCTTCCAGTACGTAAAGCACCGTTTCGTAGGTGTGCCGGTGGCGGTTGGTCAGCTGATCGGGTAGCAATCCACCGATGGTCATGCTGACGTTCTGCGTGGGCAGATCGACGAAGAAAACCGGGTGCTTCCGCTCGGAAGAGAACTGATCATGGGCACCCGCCTGCTCGACATTCCGGTGAATCAATTTTTCGGGACGCCGGAACACGGGACGTGCGTAGGTTTTGTGAAAATCGTTAGACGTGAATTTTTCGTCTTTGGGTGATGCAGTTTCCATAGGCCTTATTGATTCGTTACTAGTCATCGTTTCGTTGATTGACATCACAAAAGTGCAGGTGATTTGGACCCCACGAATCATCCAGTTTATACAAATGTTACTGGTCCAGATTAAATCTTGATTATTGAGGATGGCAAGTTCTTCAGGCTGATTAGTAAATCACCCTCAGTATTGAGGCGTAGATATGAACCGGATAAGAGGAACCCGTCAGAATCCAGTTCCTCTTATCTGATCCTTACATAACCTAACTGATGCCCTCGTTTGCTTGCTCCTAAACTGAATCTATATCTTCTGTACACAAGCGGGATCCTATGAATGAGAACGTACCAGAAATACTTCAGTAGTCACGATAGATTTTATTAATAGGTCCATTGATAAAAGAAAAATCATCAAAAAGATAATAGTTAGGATTCCTAACTACATTTGTCACGAACCTTTTACCAAGCAACATGAGCGAATCACATGCCATTCCTGGATACGCATACGGCAACGTATCCCAAACCACTCCCCTTTCACTGGAGGAACTAGATTTACTCAAACAAACGGTTTTGTTTAGCCCGGAAGACGAGCGTTTTCTGCACCTGGCGGGTGAAGTGCTGGGCGATCAGACAGAAGCAATACTGGACGTCTGGTACGGGTATGTGGGCAGCCACCCGCACCTCCTGCACTACTTCAGTTTACAGGGCCAGCCCGACGGCCATTACCTGTCGGCGGTACGGAAGCGGTTTGGTCAGTGGATCATTGACACCTGCACGCGTCCCTACGACACTGCCTGGCTGGCCTATCAGCAGGAAATTGCCCTGCGTCATCATACGACCAAGAAGAACCTCACCGATGATGCTAGGGCTGAGCCGATTATTCACCTGCGGTACATCCTGGCCTTTATCGTGCCCCTAACCTTGACCATCAAGGATTTTCTGGCGGCCAAGGGACACAATGCCGAAACTGTAGCCGGTATGCACGCGGCCTGGTTCAAAGCCGTCACCTTGACCGCCGTACTTTGGAGCTATCCTTACGTACACACCAACGAATTTTAATCACTTTATTCCTTTCAAAGCCATGCAAGTTTCTGTTTTTGATACCTACGTCACCCGTACCGATGGTACGCTGATGCACTTCGACATTCTGGTGCCCTCCAACGTAACCTGTACGGATACTATCCACCAGTACGGACAAACCTACCTGGCAACCAAAGGCCAGGGCGGGCAACCTCTAACCGCGAAAGAATGTCAGTTCTGTCACATCGAACAGGCCACGGAAGAAGTACAGACCAGCATCACCAACCAGGGTTTTCACATCATTGAAATGCAGGGTTGCCATTAATAGTCCCCATTGATTCTATCATCCTTTTGACACGACCAATCATGAATCGTTCCCTTGTCCTTACATTCACTACGCTTGTTGTTTCTTCGGGACTTGCTCTGGCCCAGACTACGCAGCCCGGAGCCGCGTACAACAACGCCGATTTTAAAGTTACTTCGACGCAGGCCGTCTATCAATCAGATCTGGATCTGGTGGTTATGTCGATGAAAGTAAGCGGGCAGGCCGGACGTACCGTGCCCAAACCATCGGGCAGTATGGCCAATGCCCCCGTGCTTGCCTACGTATTTCCGACTACGCTTCAGCCACAGGACGTCGGCTTTTCGCCCATCGAAGGTATCGTAGCACTGGCCCTGACGTCTCACCCCGACATGGATGATACGCCACTGTGGGACGAAAACAACGACGGTAATTTTGATAACGACGGCCTCGTTTGGCACCCGCACTGGGTGGTATTACAGGAAGATAAACGCGTACCCGGCGGACTGAGCGTGAAAGCCTTTCGCAAGGATGACAAGACAGTAGTACTGCCCAAAACGGCCCCAGGCGTACCCATTTATTTTGATTCACCGGGTTACAACGTAGTCACTTCCGGACCCACGATTCGAGTGGCTATCCCGGCGTACCGCATTCATAACCGTACGGATTTCCGTTTTGATGCGGTAACGTGTTATCTGCAAATGTATCACCCGGTCCACGGCGATACCGCATCGCATCATGAAGCAGAAGATAAACCCCTGCTGGGCGTGTACGCGGTGTATGGCGTGTTGTCGGAGAAGTTAACCCTGCCGTATACAGTAACAAAGAAGTAATAGCGGATATGGGATGGGGCATTGCGAACCCATCCCGTACCACCCAAAAAAGGCATCAACTCATCCCTTATTAGCATACGATGGAAACTACCTGCCTTCCCTTCGCGTCCTACTTGGAGGACCTCATTCAACAGCGTCAGTACGTGAAAGTCCAGTATTTTAGCGACCTTCACGAACTGATTACGCTTGATGCACTTTTTGTAAAGCTTAGCGATCCGGGAGATGGTGCGCTTGCCC
This region of Siphonobacter curvatus genomic DNA includes:
- a CDS encoding catalase, encoding MENQNKLTTATGTPVPDNQNVLTAGPRGPLLLQDFWFLEKMAHFDREVIPERRMHAKGSGAYGTFTVTHDITAYTKADLFSEIGKKTELFIRFSTVAGERGAADAERDIRGFALKFYTQQGNWDLVGNNTPVFFFRDPMKFADLNHVVKRDPRTNMHNADSNWDFWTLLPEALHQVTIVMSDRGIPRTYRHMHGFGSHTYSFINHQNERFWVKFHFRSQQGIENLTNEQAAELIGQDRESHQRDLYDNIEQGNYPKWQFLVQIMPEAEAHTYAIHPFDLTKVWPHADYPLIPVGAFELNRNPANYFAEVEQVAFNPANIVPGIGYSPDKMLQGRLFSYGDAQRYRLGVNHAHIPVNAPKCPFHAFHRDGAMRTDGNHGSTIAYQPNSFGQWQEQSEFKEPPLKLNGDADAYEFREDDTDYFSQPGNLFRKMTEAQKQVLFSNTAAAVGKAQQFIQVRHIRNCYQADPAYGTGVAQALGLAMEEVNQFTHPQL
- a CDS encoding YggS family pyridoxal phosphate-dependent enzyme — its product is MHTSIVENLQTVRQRIQKACQESGRTVAEVRLLLATKTVPADQIRLAIEAGETLIGENKVQELRDKQAELEHLPIERHFIGHLQTNKIKEVLKYVSCIQSLDRLAVAQQLDQQLQKLGKSLEVYIQVNTSYETSKYGLNPAEVLNFIKAIRPLDTLRIKGLMTIGLLDVEKEKMRPSLALLRQTRDQLLAEGLDGISSLELSMGMSQDLELAIAEGSNLVRIGTAVFGNRFLGKEIWKE
- a CDS encoding dihydrodipicolinate synthase family protein, producing MTNVPFHGVIAYPITPFDTAGKVDLGLFKSLVERLVVNGSHGIAPLGSTGVLPYLTDEEKESLTEATIQQVGGRVPVLVGVSNLTTERTVYHAKFAEKAGATAVMIIPMSYWRLTDDEIVAHYDTVAQSLSIPIMAYNNPATGGVDMSPALLKRLLRIPNVTMIKESTGDVQRMHYLRRHLGEEVAFFNGSNPLALSALAAGARGWCTAAPNLIPKLNLQLFDSFQQGQWTQAQQAFYQQFDLLQFIVQKGLPRAIQAGLELQGVSGGELRAPLAKLTIEEKAQLNAILATCF
- a CDS encoding cupin domain-containing protein, which codes for METASPKDEKFTSNDFHKTYARPVFRRPEKLIHRNVEQAGAHDQFSSERKHPVFFVDLPTQNVSMTIGGLLPDQLTNRHRHTYETVLYVLEGQGWTEVEGERVEWKAGDAVYIPSWAWHRHQNTSATEPARYLACENAPQLQNLGVALREEEGRDL
- a CDS encoding DUF2024 family protein encodes the protein MQVSVFDTYVTRTDGTLMHFDILVPSNVTCTDTIHQYGQTYLATKGQGGQPLTAKECQFCHIEQATEEVQTSITNQGFHIIEMQGCH
- a CDS encoding protoglobin domain-containing protein translates to MSESHAIPGYAYGNVSQTTPLSLEELDLLKQTVLFSPEDERFLHLAGEVLGDQTEAILDVWYGYVGSHPHLLHYFSLQGQPDGHYLSAVRKRFGQWIIDTCTRPYDTAWLAYQQEIALRHHTTKKNLTDDARAEPIIHLRYILAFIVPLTLTIKDFLAAKGHNAETVAGMHAAWFKAVTLTAVLWSYPYVHTNEF
- a CDS encoding hydrogen peroxide-inducible genes activator, with translation MTIVQLEYLVAVDTYRSFNKAATHCFVTQPTLSLQLQKLEDVLGVKLFERNPVVPTKIGTEIIEKARLLLDDYYRIREVAQQEQRALAGELHIGVITTLAPYLIPGLMSRFRNKHPGVKLIIWEETTAQIIHKIKQGVIDCGIVSTPLNESQLLEHPLFTEKLVAYVDITSPLAQKKTLKPEDIDPAEIWVLNEGHCLRDEVLRMCQKKREQPEEPTYAFHTGSLETLRRLVDENGGATILPELALTQLNKEQQRKIRPFKAPEPTRSIGIITPKTFVKRRMIESLKQEIVEVYETAIQAKL
- the pdxR gene encoding MocR-like pyridoxine biosynthesis transcription factor PdxR — protein: MGQLRPWTLGLSLNWEDSKAIYLQIADYLRQEIQKGRLLPNTALPGSRSLAEQLQVNRKTVVEAYEQLLAEGWLESRHKSGTFVSPQLPQKLADQGRVTQKPSANRSSGPATTLSPKVPVIAVSDGIPDVRLAPLDELSRAYRRIFNQKARWRLMGYSSELGNELLRENIAHMLSQYRGIPVQADEILITRGSQMALYLTALSLIQPGDVVLIENPGYAPAWQVLRQAGAQLIPIPVDDEGIQIEAVESVCRRTPVKALLTTPQHQFPTTVTLKADRRMALLELSHQYGFTIIEDDYDHEFHYGTKVPLPLASYAHGGPIIYISSLSKLIAPAVRIGFVTGPPAFIQAAAALRSIIDRQGDNVLEQAVAELMQAGEIQKHARRALNVYRQRHAQTHQFLQQYLADVLTYRVPEGGLAYWIRFNDNRNIPELTKQLQQQGVSVINTDAFSYEGTGLNALRIGFASLTSPEMEQVLQVLQKTL